The following coding sequences are from one Ramlibacter henchirensis window:
- a CDS encoding DMT family transporter — MQSRHFAQLIFLSAVWGASFPLIRIASPALGPLPMACLRCALAAAVLALLMRVMRMTWPARAHWRAMTVLGLLTVVSPFLLFNWVALVIPAGYSAVLNATAPLFGVLAGAVFGEERLTVRKLAGCAAGLLGVALLVRLGPVEVDARVVMAVLACVAASASYGFGAILMKRATLAHQPLPASAAVHVAAALVLLLPAAAAAPQVELVPRALVALAVLGMFTSGFMYWISMRLMREIPASAATSSAFMIPMFGVTWGGLFLGEPFTAGMAPGVLLVLVACALVTGFNPLALLRRPPR; from the coding sequence ATGCAGTCGCGCCACTTCGCCCAGCTCATCTTCCTTTCCGCCGTCTGGGGCGCATCCTTCCCCCTCATCCGCATCGCGAGTCCGGCCCTCGGCCCGCTGCCGATGGCCTGCCTGCGCTGCGCCCTCGCTGCCGCCGTGCTCGCGCTGCTGATGCGCGTGATGCGGATGACGTGGCCCGCACGCGCGCACTGGCGCGCGATGACCGTGCTGGGGCTGCTCACCGTCGTTTCGCCTTTTCTTCTGTTCAATTGGGTGGCCCTCGTGATCCCGGCGGGCTACTCCGCGGTGCTGAATGCCACCGCACCGCTGTTCGGCGTGCTCGCCGGCGCGGTGTTCGGGGAGGAGCGCCTCACCGTGCGCAAGCTCGCCGGCTGCGCTGCAGGGTTGCTGGGCGTGGCGCTGCTGGTGCGGCTCGGGCCGGTGGAAGTGGATGCGCGGGTGGTGATGGCCGTGCTGGCGTGCGTGGCCGCGTCGGCCAGCTATGGCTTCGGCGCGATCCTGATGAAGCGCGCGACATTGGCGCACCAGCCGCTGCCCGCTTCGGCGGCAGTGCATGTCGCGGCCGCGCTGGTGCTGCTGCTGCCGGCCGCGGCTGCCGCGCCGCAGGTCGAGCTGGTGCCGCGGGCGCTGGTCGCGCTGGCGGTGCTGGGGATGTTCACCTCCGGCTTCATGTACTGGATTAGCATGCGGCTGATGCGCGAGATTCCGGCCAGCGCGGCCACATCGTCTGCGTTCATGATCCCGATGTTCGGCGTCACCTGGGGCGGCCTGTTCCTGGGTGAACCGTTCACTGCGGGCATGGCACCCGGCGTGCTGCTGGTGCTGGTGGCGTGCGCGCTGGTGACCGGGTTCAACCCGTTGGCCTTGTTGCGGCGGCCGCCGAGATAA
- a CDS encoding PAS domain-containing hybrid sensor histidine kinase/response regulator: MIDSGHPRFGPRREFLGMAGSVTDIHDRRMAEDELRRAGERYRRLLESIDQGFCVAEILLDEQGRPADYRFIETNAVFERQTGLRDPLGRTARELLPNLEPFWIETYGQVALTAQPQRFSMGSQAMGRWFDVFASPIGEPHERHVAILFQDVSDRVQRERRLHESEERYRAFVANSTEGIWRMEFQPPVDTSLPVEDQVRAVMRTGRFAECNEVFARMYGLSSPADVVGHGLELFMDEADPNVQAYLRALVEGGYRADDVESAEHDSEGRPLWFANSLSGVVEDGRLVRAWGTQRDITDRKQAEAALMEADRRKDEFLATLAHELRNPLAPIRSSAELLRLTAPLDPMQQRHTDIIGRQVSHLARMIDDLMDVSRISRGKLELRRAPVTLQDVVHAAVENAQAALQMGRHPLELQLPDEPVHLVGDDVRLVQVVLNLLTNAARYSAERRPIRLSVEREGGQAVIRVRDHGVGITADQLQRVFEMFYQGGAESERAGGGLGIGLSLVQRLAELHGGSVEAHSAGLGQGSEFVVRLPLETQPAQPPASNAKRALEQPPRRRVLVVDDNRDAADTLAEVLGLLGYDVATAYDGVEGLAQAEALRPDVAVLDLGMPRLDGFGTCRALRASEWGRGMALLALSGWGQTADVARATQAGFDGHLVKPVVPDVLVTTIEEVMAKRAAA; the protein is encoded by the coding sequence GTGATCGACTCCGGGCACCCCCGGTTCGGCCCCCGGCGCGAGTTCCTCGGCATGGCCGGGTCGGTGACGGACATCCACGACCGGCGCATGGCCGAAGACGAGCTGCGCCGCGCTGGCGAGCGCTACCGGCGGCTGCTCGAATCGATCGACCAGGGCTTCTGCGTGGCCGAGATCCTGCTGGACGAACAGGGGCGCCCGGCCGACTACCGATTCATCGAAACCAACGCCGTCTTCGAGCGCCAGACCGGCCTGCGCGATCCGTTGGGGCGCACCGCACGCGAGCTGCTGCCGAACCTGGAGCCGTTCTGGATTGAAACCTACGGGCAGGTGGCGCTGACCGCGCAGCCGCAGCGCTTCAGCATGGGGTCGCAGGCGATGGGCCGCTGGTTCGACGTGTTCGCCTCGCCCATCGGCGAACCGCACGAGCGCCACGTCGCCATCCTTTTCCAGGACGTCAGCGACCGCGTGCAGCGCGAGCGGCGGCTGCACGAGAGCGAGGAGCGCTACCGCGCCTTCGTGGCCAACAGCACCGAGGGCATCTGGCGCATGGAATTCCAGCCGCCGGTCGACACATCGCTTCCCGTCGAAGACCAAGTGCGCGCCGTGATGCGCACCGGCCGCTTCGCGGAATGCAACGAGGTCTTCGCCCGGATGTACGGCCTCTCCTCGCCCGCCGACGTGGTCGGCCACGGGCTGGAGTTGTTCATGGACGAGGCCGATCCGAATGTGCAGGCCTACCTGCGTGCCCTGGTCGAGGGCGGCTACCGCGCCGACGACGTCGAGTCGGCCGAGCACGACAGCGAGGGCCGGCCGCTCTGGTTCGCCAACAGCCTGTCGGGGGTGGTGGAGGACGGGCGCCTGGTGCGCGCCTGGGGCACGCAACGTGACATCACCGACCGCAAGCAGGCCGAGGCCGCGCTCATGGAAGCGGATCGCCGCAAGGATGAATTCCTAGCCACGCTCGCGCACGAGCTGCGCAACCCGCTCGCGCCGATCCGCAGCTCCGCCGAGCTGCTGCGGCTCACGGCACCGCTCGACCCGATGCAGCAGCGGCACACGGACATCATCGGCCGCCAGGTCTCGCACCTTGCGCGGATGATCGACGACTTGATGGACGTCAGCCGCATCAGCCGCGGCAAGCTCGAGCTGCGGCGCGCGCCGGTGACGCTGCAGGACGTGGTGCATGCCGCCGTCGAGAACGCGCAGGCCGCGCTGCAGATGGGCCGGCATCCGCTGGAGCTGCAACTGCCCGACGAGCCCGTGCACCTGGTGGGCGACGACGTGCGGCTGGTGCAGGTGGTGCTCAACCTGCTGACCAACGCGGCGCGGTATTCGGCGGAGCGGCGGCCGATCCGGTTGTCCGTTGAGCGCGAAGGCGGGCAGGCGGTGATCCGCGTCCGCGACCACGGCGTGGGCATTACGGCGGACCAGCTGCAGCGCGTGTTCGAGATGTTCTACCAAGGCGGCGCCGAGTCCGAACGCGCCGGCGGCGGACTGGGCATCGGCCTGTCGCTCGTGCAGCGGCTGGCCGAGCTGCACGGCGGTTCGGTCGAGGCGCACAGCGCCGGGCTCGGGCAAGGCAGCGAGTTCGTGGTGCGGCTCCCGCTGGAAACCCAGCCGGCGCAGCCGCCAGCGAGCAACGCGAAGCGGGCACTGGAGCAGCCGCCGCGCCGCCGGGTGCTGGTCGTCGACGACAACCGCGACGCGGCCGACACGCTGGCCGAGGTGCTGGGATTGCTGGGCTACGACGTCGCCACGGCTTACGACGGCGTCGAAGGACTGGCCCAGGCCGAAGCGTTGCGGCCCGACGTGGCGGTGCTCGACCTCGGCATGCCTCGGCTGGACGGCTTTGGCACCTGCCGCGCCTTGCGTGCAAGCGAATGGGGCCGCGGCATGGCCCTGCTGGCGCTGTCCGGCTGGGGCCAGACGGCGGACGTGGCGCGCGCGACGCAGGCCGGCTTCGACGGGCACCTGGTCAAGCCGGTGGTGCCCGACGTGCTGGTCACCACGATAGAGGAAGTGATGGCGAAGCGGGCCGCGGCCTAG
- a CDS encoding PAS domain-containing protein, with protein MTKPPFELERMDAAVRTSGVGVWLNPLPLGDLVWNDNTKAHFHLPPDARPTLELFYERLHEEDRERVRVSIDRAVQQRHQFDEVYRTIGPDGSHKWIHAVGRVSTDESGEPTRFDGITLDITAQVTAQQRLREFADAAPAMLWVTEPDGVCSFLSLAWTQFTGQPETAGLGFGWLEMVHPDDRPMTGAAFRSANAAQTDFRCEHRIRHRDGRGAG; from the coding sequence ATGACCAAGCCGCCTTTCGAACTCGAGCGCATGGACGCCGCCGTGCGCACTTCCGGGGTAGGCGTCTGGCTCAACCCGCTGCCGCTGGGCGACCTGGTCTGGAACGACAACACCAAGGCTCACTTCCACCTGCCGCCGGATGCGCGGCCGACGCTGGAGCTGTTCTACGAGCGGCTGCATGAGGAGGACCGCGAGCGCGTGCGGGTCTCGATCGATCGCGCGGTCCAGCAGCGGCATCAGTTCGACGAGGTCTACCGCACGATCGGCCCCGACGGCAGCCACAAGTGGATCCACGCCGTCGGCCGGGTGAGCACGGACGAGAGCGGCGAACCGACCCGTTTCGACGGCATCACGCTGGACATCACGGCCCAGGTCACGGCCCAGCAGCGGCTGCGCGAGTTCGCCGATGCCGCGCCCGCCATGCTGTGGGTCACCGAGCCGGACGGCGTCTGCAGCTTCCTGTCGCTGGCCTGGACGCAGTTCACCGGACAGCCCGAGACGGCGGGGCTCGGATTCGGCTGGCTGGAGATGGTGCACCCGGACGACCGTCCGATGACCGGGGCGGCGTTCCGCTCGGCCAATGCCGCGCAGACCGATTTCAGGTGCGAACACCGCATCCGCCACCGCGACGGTCGTGGCGCTGGGTGA
- a CDS encoding NAD-dependent epimerase/dehydratase family protein, protein MKLLVTGVEGYIGCLLAPFLQARGHELVGLDTGYYRDGWLFSDRSLVPGFPRTVNRDIRHIEAEDLQGVDAVVHLAELSNDPLGENDPDLTHQINHRASVRLAQLARDAGVKRFVYTSSCSVYGVADGAEPMTERSPTNPQTAYAVCKTLVERDVSQLAAANFSPTFLRNATAYGASPRMRFDIVLNNLCGIAATTGRIVMTSDGTPWRPLVHVLDICEAIACALEAPRDAVHNEVFNVGHDEDNYQVREIAQIVAGAYPGCEVSFGPAGGDNRSYRVSFAKIHGQLPGFRCTWDARKGAAQLRRVFDRIGLDAELFQSRPFTRLKQLKYLTSTGQLDPQLFWTC, encoded by the coding sequence ATGAAGCTGCTCGTCACGGGCGTCGAGGGTTACATCGGGTGCCTGCTGGCCCCATTCCTGCAGGCGCGGGGCCATGAACTGGTCGGCCTGGACACCGGTTACTACCGGGATGGCTGGCTGTTCAGCGACCGCTCGCTGGTGCCGGGCTTCCCGCGCACGGTCAACCGCGACATCCGGCACATCGAGGCCGAGGACCTGCAGGGCGTCGACGCCGTGGTCCACCTCGCCGAGCTGTCGAACGACCCGCTGGGCGAGAACGATCCCGACCTCACGCACCAGATCAACCACCGCGCGTCGGTGCGGCTGGCGCAGCTGGCGCGCGATGCGGGCGTCAAGCGCTTCGTCTACACCTCCTCGTGCAGCGTGTACGGCGTGGCCGACGGCGCGGAGCCGATGACCGAGCGTTCGCCGACCAATCCGCAGACGGCGTACGCGGTGTGCAAGACGCTGGTCGAGCGCGACGTGTCGCAACTGGCGGCCGCCAACTTCTCGCCCACCTTCCTGCGCAACGCCACCGCGTACGGTGCGTCGCCGCGGATGCGGTTCGACATCGTGCTGAACAACCTGTGCGGCATCGCGGCCACCACCGGCAGGATCGTCATGACGAGCGACGGCACGCCGTGGCGCCCGCTGGTGCACGTGCTGGACATCTGCGAGGCGATCGCCTGCGCGCTGGAGGCGCCGCGCGACGCCGTGCACAACGAGGTGTTCAACGTCGGCCACGACGAGGACAACTACCAGGTGCGCGAGATCGCCCAGATCGTGGCCGGCGCGTACCCGGGCTGCGAGGTCTCCTTCGGCCCGGCCGGCGGCGACAACCGCAGCTACCGCGTGAGCTTCGCCAAGATCCATGGCCAGCTGCCGGGCTTCCGCTGCACCTGGGATGCGCGCAAGGGTGCGGCCCAGCTGCGCCGGGTGTTCGACCGCATCGGCCTGGATGCGGAACTGTTCCAGTCGCGGCCGTTCACGCGGCTCAAACAACTGAAATACCTGACCAGCACGGGGCAGCTCGATCCCCAGCTGTTCTGGACCTGCTGA
- the eda gene encoding bifunctional 4-hydroxy-2-oxoglutarate aldolase/2-dehydro-3-deoxy-phosphogluconate aldolase, which yields MAVKKGGALTPLEVMDDAAVIPVIVLDDVAQAVPLARALVEGGIRMLEVTLRTPAALRCIEAIAEQVPGAVAGAGTVRSEEDARAAAAAGARFAVSPGYTPLIGAACRQAGLPLLPGVSTGSEILLAQQDGWNELKFFPAVPAGGTAMLKAFAGPFPDVRFCPTGGVTAANAREFLGLPNVVCVGGSWLTPADAVKAGDWGRITKLAREAVALR from the coding sequence ATGGCTGTGAAGAAGGGCGGCGCGCTCACGCCCCTGGAAGTGATGGACGACGCGGCGGTGATCCCGGTGATCGTGCTGGACGACGTGGCGCAGGCCGTGCCGCTGGCACGCGCGCTGGTCGAGGGCGGCATCCGCATGCTGGAGGTGACGCTGCGCACGCCGGCCGCCCTGCGCTGCATCGAAGCGATCGCCGAGCAGGTGCCCGGCGCCGTGGCGGGCGCGGGCACGGTGCGATCGGAAGAGGATGCACGCGCGGCCGCCGCGGCAGGCGCCCGCTTCGCGGTGAGTCCCGGCTACACCCCGCTGATCGGCGCGGCCTGCCGCCAGGCCGGGCTGCCGCTGCTGCCGGGCGTGTCGACCGGCAGCGAGATCCTGCTCGCGCAGCAGGACGGATGGAACGAATTGAAGTTCTTCCCGGCCGTGCCCGCCGGCGGCACGGCGATGCTCAAGGCTTTCGCCGGTCCTTTCCCCGACGTGCGCTTCTGCCCGACGGGCGGTGTCACGGCGGCGAACGCGCGCGAGTTCCTCGGATTGCCCAACGTGGTGTGCGTCGGCGGATCGTGGCTGACGCCCGCGGATGCGGTGAAGGCGGGCGACTGGGGCCGGATCACGAAGCTGGCGCGCGAGGCGGTCGCGTTGCGCTAG
- the rfbC gene encoding dTDP-4-dehydrorhamnose 3,5-epimerase, with protein MIFTPTELPGAFIIDPELREDARGWFTRTYCAREFEAHGLPTHMVQTNTSLTRKKGTLRGMHYQKAPHAEDKLVRCVRGAIWDAIVDLRPQSPTYCRWIGVELSQDNGRMLLVPKGFAHGFVTLTDDAAVTYQVSEYYTPATEGGARWDDPAFGIQWPVPVLDMSDKDRNWPAHAKEAQ; from the coding sequence ATGATCTTCACACCCACCGAGCTGCCGGGGGCCTTCATCATCGACCCCGAGCTGCGCGAGGACGCGCGGGGCTGGTTCACCCGCACCTACTGCGCCCGCGAGTTCGAGGCGCACGGCCTGCCCACCCACATGGTGCAGACCAACACGTCGCTCACGCGCAAGAAGGGCACGCTGCGCGGCATGCACTACCAGAAGGCGCCGCATGCCGAGGACAAGCTCGTGCGTTGCGTGCGCGGCGCCATCTGGGACGCCATCGTCGACCTGCGTCCGCAGTCTCCGACCTACTGCCGCTGGATCGGCGTCGAGCTGTCGCAGGACAACGGCCGCATGCTGCTGGTGCCCAAGGGGTTCGCGCACGGCTTCGTGACGCTTACGGATGACGCGGCCGTGACCTACCAGGTGTCCGAGTACTACACGCCGGCCACCGAGGGCGGCGCGCGCTGGGACGATCCCGCGTTCGGCATCCAATGGCCGGTGCCCGTGCTCGACATGTCCGACAAGGACCGCAACTGGCCCGCGCACGCGAAGGAGGCCCAATGA
- the edd gene encoding phosphogluconate dehydratase, with amino-acid sequence MQLNSVVARVTERIRERSAETRTAYLRRVDEMAARDRGSDRLGCANVAHAFAALPSNEKLKVVVERAPNIGIVTAYNDMLSAHAPYARFPDILKDEARRLGVTAQVAGGVPAMCDGVTQGTPAMDLSLFSRDVIAMATAVSLSHDVFDAALMLGICDKIVPGLLIGALHFGHLPTVFVPGGPMTSGLSNSEKAKVRELAAQGQVGREELLEAEQKAYHSPGTCTFYGTANSNQMLMEAMGLHVPGAAFVNPGNELREELTREAVRTVVGIVKARRFTPIGHQVDERCIVNAMAALLATGGSTNHLIHWVAVARSAGIRIDWNDFSELSSVVPLLARVYPNGQADVNAFQAAGGPGFVIRELLDAGLMHEDVLTVREGGLREYTRWPGGAGGRLSWQDIGPSRDTSVVRPAGEPFSPTGGLKLLTGNLGRSVIKVSSVPQDRHVIEAPARIFDTQEALQKAFQSGELEQACRASDANGLVCVVRWQGPQANGMPELHKLTPPLAVLQGKGLRVALVTDGRMSGASGKVPAAIHVSPEAAAGGPLALLRDGDRVRLDAVEGRLQALVPHEEWMRREPARLQASQREENGVKLGRELFGAMRRNATEAEEGACTWL; translated from the coding sequence ATGCAACTCAACTCCGTGGTGGCCCGGGTCACCGAACGAATCCGCGAGCGCAGTGCGGAAACCCGCACCGCCTACCTGCGCCGTGTCGACGAGATGGCGGCGCGCGACCGCGGCAGCGACCGGCTCGGCTGCGCCAACGTCGCCCATGCCTTCGCCGCGCTGCCGTCCAACGAGAAGCTCAAGGTGGTGGTCGAGCGGGCGCCCAACATCGGCATCGTCACGGCCTACAACGACATGCTGTCGGCGCATGCGCCCTACGCACGCTTCCCCGACATCCTCAAGGACGAGGCGCGGCGGCTGGGCGTGACGGCCCAGGTCGCCGGTGGGGTGCCGGCCATGTGCGACGGCGTGACACAGGGTACGCCGGCGATGGACCTGTCGCTGTTCTCGCGCGACGTGATCGCGATGGCCACGGCGGTTTCGCTGAGCCATGACGTGTTCGACGCCGCGCTGATGCTGGGCATCTGCGACAAGATCGTGCCCGGCCTGTTGATCGGCGCGCTGCATTTCGGCCACCTGCCCACCGTGTTCGTGCCCGGCGGGCCGATGACCAGCGGGCTCTCCAATTCCGAGAAGGCCAAGGTGCGCGAGCTCGCGGCGCAGGGCCAGGTCGGCCGCGAGGAGCTGCTCGAAGCCGAGCAGAAGGCCTACCACTCGCCCGGCACCTGCACCTTCTACGGCACGGCCAACAGCAACCAGATGCTGATGGAGGCGATGGGCCTGCACGTGCCCGGCGCCGCGTTCGTGAACCCGGGCAACGAGCTGCGCGAGGAGCTCACGCGCGAGGCGGTGCGCACGGTGGTGGGCATCGTCAAGGCCCGGCGCTTCACGCCGATCGGCCACCAGGTCGACGAGCGCTGCATCGTCAACGCGATGGCGGCGCTGCTGGCCACCGGCGGCTCCACCAATCACCTGATCCATTGGGTGGCCGTGGCGCGCTCGGCCGGCATCCGCATCGACTGGAACGATTTCTCCGAGCTGTCCTCGGTGGTGCCGCTGCTGGCGCGGGTCTATCCCAACGGCCAGGCCGACGTGAACGCGTTCCAGGCCGCGGGCGGACCGGGTTTCGTGATCCGCGAGCTGCTCGACGCCGGGCTGATGCATGAAGACGTGCTCACCGTGCGGGAGGGCGGCCTGCGCGAGTACACCCGTTGGCCGGGTGGCGCGGGCGGCCGCCTCTCCTGGCAGGACATCGGCCCCTCGCGCGACACCTCGGTGGTGCGCCCCGCCGGCGAGCCGTTCAGCCCCACGGGCGGTCTCAAGCTGCTCACCGGCAACCTGGGCCGCAGCGTGATCAAGGTGTCGTCCGTGCCGCAGGACCGCCATGTGATCGAGGCGCCCGCGCGGATCTTCGACACGCAGGAGGCGCTGCAGAAGGCCTTCCAGTCCGGGGAGCTGGAGCAGGCCTGCCGCGCCAGCGACGCCAACGGGCTGGTCTGCGTCGTGCGCTGGCAGGGGCCGCAGGCCAACGGCATGCCCGAGCTGCACAAGCTCACGCCGCCGCTGGCGGTGCTGCAGGGCAAGGGGCTGCGAGTCGCGCTGGTCACCGATGGCCGCATGAGCGGCGCTTCGGGCAAGGTGCCCGCGGCCATCCACGTGTCGCCCGAAGCCGCCGCGGGCGGGCCGCTGGCGCTGCTGCGCGACGGCGACCGGGTGCGGCTCGACGCGGTCGAAGGCAGGCTGCAGGCGCTGGTGCCGCACGAGGAATGGATGCGCCGCGAGCCCGCTCGATTGCAGGCATCGCAGCGCGAGGAGAACGGCGTCAAGCTGGGGCGCGAACTGTTCGGGGCGATGCGGCGCAACGCAACGGAAGCAGAAGAGGGGGCCTGCACATGGCTGTGA
- a CDS encoding gamma-glutamylcyclotransferase, whose translation MLHKVLAEWGGHEDFWIFGYGSLIWKPDFDYAERRPARVQGWHRALKMWSRVNRGTPECPGLVFGLLSGGSCQGVVFRIQKAVGQEVLMQLWGREMPTGVYDPRWLTCHTPQGGVKALAFTLSRKSPNHTGVLTEDQYRRIFTEACGRYGTTLEYCEKTLEELRRHNIHDRHLERLLKLAREQ comes from the coding sequence ATGCTGCACAAGGTGCTGGCCGAATGGGGCGGGCACGAGGACTTCTGGATCTTCGGCTACGGTTCGCTCATCTGGAAACCCGACTTCGACTACGCCGAGCGCCGCCCCGCGCGCGTGCAGGGCTGGCACCGCGCGCTGAAGATGTGGAGCCGCGTCAACCGCGGCACGCCCGAATGTCCCGGGCTGGTGTTCGGCCTGCTCAGCGGCGGCAGTTGCCAAGGCGTGGTGTTCCGAATCCAGAAGGCGGTCGGCCAGGAAGTCTTGATGCAGCTGTGGGGGCGCGAGATGCCCACCGGCGTCTACGACCCGCGCTGGCTGACGTGCCACACGCCGCAAGGCGGAGTGAAGGCGCTGGCCTTCACCCTCTCACGCAAGAGCCCCAACCACACCGGCGTGCTCACCGAGGACCAGTACCGGCGCATCTTCACCGAGGCCTGCGGGCGGTACGGGACGACGCTGGAGTATTGCGAGAAGACGCTGGAGGAACTGCGGCGGCACAACATCCACGATCGCCACCTGGAGCGGCTGCTGAAGCTGGCGCGAGAGCAGTGA
- the rfbF gene encoding glucose-1-phosphate cytidylyltransferase, which yields MQVVILAGGYGTRISEESAVRPKPMVEIGGRPILWHIMKIYLAHGLNDFVICCGYKGHVIKQFFRDYALDSADVRFDMRENTTTLLRTATEPWRVTLVDTGLETMTGGRLRQAARYLNEGPFCCTYGDGVGNVDITASIEFHKAQGTLATVTAVQPPGRFGAFTLHTGDHRVPSFHEKPGGDGAWINGGFFVLDRKVIDLIADDQTVWEREPMERLATEGQLAAFRHQGFWQPMDTLRDKQTLEALWSSGKAPWKVW from the coding sequence ATGCAGGTCGTGATACTGGCCGGCGGGTACGGCACCCGCATCAGCGAGGAGAGCGCCGTACGGCCCAAGCCGATGGTCGAGATCGGCGGCCGGCCGATCCTGTGGCACATCATGAAGATCTACCTGGCCCACGGGCTGAACGACTTCGTGATCTGCTGCGGCTACAAGGGCCACGTGATCAAGCAGTTCTTCCGGGACTACGCGCTCGACTCCGCGGACGTGCGGTTCGACATGCGCGAGAACACCACGACGCTCCTGCGCACAGCGACGGAGCCCTGGCGCGTGACGCTGGTGGACACGGGCCTCGAGACGATGACCGGCGGACGGCTGCGCCAGGCGGCGCGCTATCTCAACGAGGGCCCGTTCTGCTGCACGTACGGCGACGGCGTCGGCAACGTGGACATCACCGCCTCGATCGAATTCCACAAGGCCCAGGGCACGCTGGCGACCGTGACCGCCGTCCAGCCGCCCGGCCGATTCGGCGCCTTCACGCTGCACACCGGCGACCACCGCGTGCCCAGCTTCCACGAGAAGCCGGGCGGCGACGGCGCCTGGATCAACGGCGGCTTCTTCGTGCTGGACCGCAAGGTGATCGACCTCATCGCGGACGACCAGACGGTCTGGGAGCGCGAGCCGATGGAGCGGCTGGCGACCGAGGGCCAGCTGGCGGCGTTCCGCCACCAGGGCTTCTGGCAGCCGATGGACACGCTGCGCGACAAGCAGACGCTGGAGGCGCTGTGGTCCTCCGGCAAGGCGCCGTGGAAAGTCTGGTAG
- a CDS encoding NAD(P)H-dependent oxidoreductase, with product MILVDTALQRRAAEGRPVRIGLVGAGFMARGVALQITLSVPGMKVAAIANRTLETARRAYREAGLTEMRTVETVAQLEQAIEAGVPAVTDDPLLLCRAGGIDAIVEVTGTIEQAARVALEAIEHRKHVVLMNAEVDGTVGPILKTYADRAGVVLTSADGDQPGVMMNLYRFVRGIGVKPVLCGNIKGLHDPYRNPTTQEGFAKQWGQNPAMVTSFADGTKISFENAIVANGTGMGVGKRGMFGPTVPAGTPIQQVGELYPLQALLEGPGIVDYVVGAMPGPGVYVLGTHDHPQQRHYLNLYKLGAGPLYCFYTPYHLCHFEVPNTVARAVLFGDAALSPLAGPLVEVVAAAKKDLRAGETIDGLGGYMTYGLAENSSTARAEDLLPIGLAEGCRLRRDVAKDAVLTFADVELPPGRLCDRLWREQLEHFGGAAPRGNEPQHQTQSQREIA from the coding sequence ATGATCCTGGTCGACACCGCATTGCAGCGGCGTGCCGCCGAAGGGCGCCCGGTGCGCATCGGCCTGGTGGGCGCCGGCTTCATGGCGCGCGGCGTGGCGCTCCAGATCACGCTGTCGGTGCCCGGCATGAAGGTGGCCGCGATCGCCAACCGCACGCTGGAAACCGCGCGCCGCGCCTACCGCGAGGCGGGCCTGACCGAGATGCGCACGGTCGAGACGGTGGCCCAGCTCGAGCAGGCCATCGAGGCCGGCGTGCCGGCCGTCACCGACGACCCGCTGCTGCTGTGCCGCGCCGGCGGCATCGACGCCATCGTGGAGGTGACCGGCACCATCGAGCAGGCGGCCCGGGTCGCGCTCGAGGCGATCGAGCACCGCAAGCACGTGGTGCTGATGAACGCCGAGGTCGACGGCACCGTCGGCCCCATCCTCAAGACCTACGCCGACCGCGCCGGTGTGGTGCTCACCAGCGCCGACGGCGACCAGCCCGGCGTGATGATGAACCTGTACCGCTTCGTGCGCGGCATCGGCGTCAAGCCCGTGCTGTGCGGAAACATCAAGGGACTGCACGACCCGTACCGCAACCCGACCACGCAGGAAGGGTTCGCGAAGCAGTGGGGGCAGAACCCGGCCATGGTGACCTCGTTCGCGGACGGCACCAAGATCTCGTTCGAGAACGCCATCGTCGCCAACGGCACCGGCATGGGCGTCGGCAAGCGCGGCATGTTCGGGCCCACGGTCCCGGCCGGCACGCCCATCCAGCAGGTCGGCGAGCTGTACCCGCTGCAAGCGCTGCTGGAAGGCCCCGGCATCGTCGACTACGTGGTGGGCGCGATGCCCGGGCCGGGCGTCTACGTGCTGGGCACGCACGACCATCCGCAGCAGCGCCACTACCTCAACCTCTACAAGCTGGGCGCCGGCCCGCTGTACTGCTTCTACACGCCCTACCACCTGTGCCACTTCGAGGTGCCGAACACGGTCGCGCGTGCGGTGCTGTTCGGCGATGCCGCGCTCTCCCCGCTGGCGGGACCGCTCGTGGAGGTGGTCGCCGCCGCCAAGAAGGACCTGCGCGCCGGCGAGACGATCGACGGCCTGGGTGGCTACATGACGTACGGGCTGGCCGAGAACTCCAGCACGGCACGTGCCGAGGACCTGCTGCCCATCGGCCTGGCCGAAGGCTGCCGGCTGCGGCGCGACGTGGCAAAGGACGCAGTACTCACGTTCGCCGACGTGGAACTGCCGCCGGGGCGGCTGTGCGACCGGCTTTGGCGCGAGCAGCTGGAGCATTTCGGCGGCGCCGCGCCGCGGGGCAATGAACCCCAACACCAAACTCAATCGCAAAGGGAGATCGCATGA